A portion of the Fulvia fulva chromosome 1, complete sequence genome contains these proteins:
- a CDS encoding Ferric/cupric reductase transmembrane component 2 has translation MDSIVARHIQDHGEANTTAVKYWGYAERILPCRKDAGTCEYLEAVYTMHDTSMLYSFILWGVILGILALWTALRIRSIGVASQGRGGLVDDMCSQVGSWQKFLLPDAPMRWLFGRVSRLQIVVLAVILAYLLIFSLIGIVYKTWVTPIKDSSLSNTRTGLGGWADRVGVLAYALTPLAVLLCMRESILSILTGIPYQYFNFLHRWLGRVIFIQSALHTIGWTIVEAKLYQPQPSVYVTFIQQQYMVFGCVAMLFISFLTVFSFKPVIRWTGYEFFKVTHWIVAVLYIGACWGHWDKLYCWMVPSLALIVIDQCVRYGRMAYLHSTGGKGRSSGFKCDQARMQVLTDDNGTVIRLDFEHEHATSWKAGQHFYLTFPSLSIWQAHPYTVSSVPDPNASTQTHTYLIRVRNGQSKQMVALGDCAIPVIIAGPYGHGFPSYESRHVLAVAGGTGVTFTYPIIMEFIRQSMSRRAVQDFVWVVRKSEDLLWLGTELREMKGLLKDMLGLTITIFVSRESRVGKGGEESESSLRHESDQERSVISEKGKETAAVDTTAVEVSLSDLLAPAGSRFKVHFLQDHHPSVAEVVTDFRERSANIGGPVEIVGSGPEAMGTDIRFAVSKIDEGDGVSLYWDSRE, from the coding sequence ATGGACTCCATCGTTGCTCGACACATCCAGGACCATGGCGAAGCCAACACAACAGCCGTCAAATATTGGGGTTATGCAGAACGCATACTACCTTGCAGGAAAGACGCCGGGACCTGCGAGTATCTGGAAGCAGTATACACCATGCACGACACATCGATGCTGTACTCGTTCATCCTATGGGGTGTCATCCTGGGCATTCTGGCACTCTGGACTGCACTACGGATTAGAAGCATCGGCGTAGCATCGCAAGGACGAGGCGGGCTCGTAGACGACATGTGCAGTCAAGTCGGCAGTTGGCAGAAATTCTTATTGCCTGATGCGCCGATGCGATGGTTGTTTGGGCGTGTCTCGCGACTGCAGATTGTAGTACTGGCGGTCATTCTTGCTTACCTGCTCATCTTCTCTTTAATCGGCATCGTCTACAAGACATGGGTGACGCCGATTAAAGACTCATCACTGAGCAACACTCGGACTGGACTTGGAGGCTGGGCGGACCGTGTTGGTGTTTTGGCATACGCTTTGACACCTCTCGCTGTTCTGCTTTGTATGCGCGAAAGTATTCTATCAATACTTACCGGCATTCCGTACCAGTACTTCAACTTTCTCCATCGGTGGCTGGGCCGTGTCATCTTCATCCAGTCGGCACTGCACACCATCGGCTGGACCATTGTGGAAGCGAAGCTATACCAACCACAACCAAGCGTTTACGTGACCTTCATCCAACAGCAATACATGGTCTTTGGCTGCGTAGCCATGCTCTTTATCAGCTTTCTGACAGTCTTCAGCTTCAAGCCAGTGATCCGCTGGACTGGCTACGAGTTCTTCAAGGTCACGCACTGGATCGTCGCAGTACTTTACATCGGGGCCTGCTGGGGCCACTGGGACAAGCTCTACTGCTGGATGGTACCGAGCTTAGCACTCATCGTCATCGACCAATGCGTACGATACGGCAGAATGGCGTATTTGCACTCCACCGGCGGCAAAGGAAGGTCCTCCGGCTTCAAGTGTGACCAAGCCCGCATGCAAGTCCTCACCGACGATAACGGCACTGTCATACGCCTCGACTTCGAGCACGAGCATGCGACATCGTGGAAAGCAGGACAGCACTTTTACCTTACCTTTCCAAGTCTAAGCATCTGGCAAGCACATCCTTACACGGTCTCCAGCGTCCCAGATCCCAATGCCTCGACTCAGACACACACATACCTCATCCGCGTCCGCAACGGACAGTCTAAACAAATGGTTGCTCTCGGCGACTGTGCCATTCCCGTCATCATCGCTGGTCCATACGGCCACGGCTTTCCCAGCTACGAGAGTCGACATGTCTTGGCGGTGGCAGGTGGTACGGGGGTGACCTTCACGTACCCTATCATCATGGAGTTCATCAGACAGAGTATGAGTCGCCGAGCAGTGCAGGACTTTGTCTGGGTTGTGAGAAAGTCGGAAGATTTGCTGTGGCTTGGCACGGAGCTTCGAGAGATGAAGGGGCTATTGAAGGACATGCTCGGTCTAACTATCACGATCTTTGTTAGTCGGGAGAGTCGGGTGGGGAAGGGAGGGGAGGAGAGTGAGAGTTCATTGCGCCATGAGAGCGATCAAGAGCGAAGCGTCATCTCCGAGAAAGGAAAGGAGACCGCTGCAGTCGACACGACTGCAGTGGAGGTGTCATTGAGTGACCTCTTGGCTCCAGCTGGCTCGCGCTTCAAAGTCCACTTCTTGCAAGACCATCATCCGTCTGTGGCGGAGGTTGTAACGGACTTCAGAGAGCGGAGTGCGAATATTGGTGGGCCGGTCGAGATCGTGGGTAGTGGACCGGAAGCGATGGGGACCGATATCAGGTTTGCTGTCTCGAAGATTGATGAGGGAGATGGGGTCAGCCTTTATTGGGATTCGAGGGAGTAG
- a CDS encoding Short-chain dehydrogenase RED1, producing MSKSVLITGCTPGGIGHSLAREFKSKNFRVFATARKAASISDLEQQGIETLSLEVTSSESVKALKDEVTSRTGGTLDILVNNAGRNYTVPALDVEMEEIRQTFEANLFGVMAMCQAFAPLLVEAKGTIVQIGSLAGIMPYVFGSVYNASKAALHSYSDTLRVELAPFDVKVVTVVTGGVKSNIARTHRDLPPNSIYLPLSEEYKQRLTHSQAMGIPNEEYARTVVKQVLGNPGKTQVWAGGSSVLVWFVSNFLPKWVLGFVMTRMFKLWKLRGTYQYQKKVQ from the coding sequence ATGTCCAAATCAGTCCTCATCACAGGCTGCACCCCCGGTGGCATAGGCCACTCCCTCGCTCGGGAGTTCAAATCCAAGAACTTCCGTGTCTTCGCCACCGCACGCAAGGCAGCTTCCATATCTGACCTCGAACAACAAGGAATCGAAACATTATCGTTAGAAGTGACATCCAGCGAAAGCGTCAAAGCCTTGAAAGATGAAGTCACCTCCCGCACAGGCGGGACGCTGGACATTCTCGTCAACAACGCTGGGCGAAACTACACTGTCCCTGCCCTGGATGTGGAAATGGAGGAGATCAGGCAGACTTTCGAGGCGAATTTGTTTGGAGTTATGGCGATGTGTCAGGCTTTTGCACCCCTCCTGGTTGAAGCGAAAGGGACTATTGTACAGATCGGATCTTTGGCGGGAATCATGCCCTACGTCTTCGGCAGCGTCTACAACGCCTCCAAAGCAGCGCTGCACTCCTACTCCGACACGTTGAGGGTGGAGCTCGCTCCCTTCGACGTCAAAGTCGTGACCGTCGTGACTGGTGGTGTCAAGAGCAATATTGCCCGGACACACCGAGACCTTCCGCCGAATTCCATCTACCTGCCGCTGAGTGAGGAATATAAGCAGCGATTGACGCACAGTCAGGCTATGGGAATACCGAACGAAGAGTACGCCAGAACCGTTGTCAAGCAAGTACTGGGTAATCCAGGAAAGACACAGGTTTGGGCGGGTGGTTCGTCAGTCTTGGTGTGGTTCGTCAGCAACTTCCTGCCGAAGTGGGTGCTGGGTTTTGTGATGACCAGGATGTTTAAGTTGTGGAAGTTGAGGGGGACATACCAGTATCAAAAGAAAGTGCAGTAG
- a CDS encoding IQ domain-containing protein IQM5 encodes MTTQTNRLYVQSSLGVNMDLTPTPTPNRPLSHKEYLDTLERPSPADIRRISDVQLQKEQATATRYHSEEEHDAAKLIQRAYRGHRERRQIDGLNLDPSSRWLEIIKEWQYRSATAPHLNYINSHMPDGRVRSKSTSEQARMNWRRAEAIAKHAGAGESTSALEQQPEPSSSFGSRRSRKVKYEEPSTMLLDLRYFLEMVDQKHRYGANLQVYHEQWQQSQTDQNFFHWLDHGDGRDLDLSMCSRDKLERERIRYLSKEERKDYLVEVDSEGMLRWAKNNELITTSVDQYQDSMHGIVPKGSTDPAYTDPESREKADADASFSTKLAAVGGLFRDTLLSDNASQFESSSSSSASSSTSGSEAARRGATEDGTPGVPKKQGKKFHASPATILNHLLRASVRPGTWIYVADTVGRLYVGIKSSGAFQHASFLSGARISSAGIIGIKDGKLIYLSPLSGHYRPTTRSFRRFIDSLKDQGVDMKKTKVSKSYAVLLGMEYYGKGKKDLGKVFRPGHDEVKQKRKEARMQERMEKRLAKRNGDDPDLLTVSSIAVGKPRASFSAYATEEVERNWRAEHGETYREGRRRGLSRVLMGWDQEEKEFRSMQS; translated from the coding sequence ATGACTACGCAGACAAATCGTCTATATGTTCAAAGCTCGCTAGGCGTCAACATGGATCTGACGCCAACTCCTACACCTAATCGTCCATTGTCGCATAAGGAGTATCTGGATACCCTGGAGCGGCCATCTCCTGCCGACATACGAAGGATATCGGACGTCCAGTTACAGAAGGAACAGGCAACGGCCACCAGGTATCACTCGGAAGAAGAGCATGATGCTGCGAAGCTCATCCAGCGAGCCTATCGGGGCCATCGAGAAAGGCGGCAGATCGACGGCCTCAACTTGGATCCGTCTTCGCGATGGCTAGAGATAATCAAAGAATGGCAGTACAGATCCGCCACAGCGCCACATCTCAATTACATCAATAGCCACATGCCAGATGGTCGGGTAAGATCCAAGTCCACTTCCGAACAGGCCCGAATGAATTGGCGGCGAGCAGAAGCAATCGCCAAACATGCTGGTGCTGGAGAAAGCACTTCAGCCTTAGAGCAGCAACCTGAACCATCATCCTCATTCGGCTCGAGGAGAAGCAGAAAGGTAAAATACGAAGAGCCCAGCACCATGCTCCTTGACTTGCGCTACTTCCTTGAGATGGTTGACCAAAAGCACCGCTACGGAGCGAATCTTCAAGTGTATCACGAACAATGGCAGCAATCACAAACGGATCAAAACTTTTTCCATTGGCTCGATCATGGTGACGGACGTGATCTGGATCTCAGTATGTGCAGCCGCGACAAGCTGGAGAGGGAGCGAATCCGCTACCTCAGTAAAGAAGAGCGGAAAGACTATCTGGTAGAGGTTGACTCCGAAGGGATGCTCCGCTGGGCGAAGAACAACGAGCTTATCACGACGAGTGTGGACCAATACCAGGACTCGATGCACGGCATTGTACCCAAAGGATCCACGGATCCAGCCTACACGGATCCAGAGTCAAGGGAGAAAGCCGATGCAGACGCATCATTCAGTACCAAGCTTGCCGCAGTTGGTGGTCTCTTTCGCGATACTTTGCTCTCCGACAATGCCTCGCAATTCGAATCGTCTTCTTCATCCAGCGCATCCTCCTCTACCTCGGGTTCAGAGGCAGCTCGCCGAGGAGCTACAGAAGACGGAACACCCGGCGTGCCCAAGAAGCAAGGAAAGAAGTTCCACGCCTCTCCCGCCACAATCTTGAACCATCTCCTCCGTGCCTCAGTCCGTCCTGGAACCTGGATCTATGTAGCTGATACAGTAGGACGTCTGTACGTTGGGATCAAATCTAGTGGAGCCTTCCAGCATGCTTCCTTCCTTTCCGGCGCGAGAATCAGTTCTGCCGGTATCATCGGCATCAAGGACGGCAAACTCATATACCTGTCTCCATTGTCTGGACACTATAGACCCACAACAAGAAGTTTTCGCCGCTTCATTGATAGTCTCAAAGATCAGGGCGTGGACATGAAGAAGACGAAAGTCTCCAAGTCTTACGCCGTCTTGCTTGGTATGGAGTACTATGGCAAGGGTAAGAAAGATCTTGGCAAGGTGTTCAGGCCTGGCCATGATGAGGTGAAGCAGAAGAGAAAAGAAGCAAGGATGCAAGAAAGGATGGAGAAGAGGCTAGCGAAGAGGAATGGCGATGATCCCGATCTATTGACGGTGTCTTCCATCGCGGTTGGAAAACCACGGGCGAGTTTCAGCGCTTATGCAACGGAGGAGGTGGAGAGGAACTGGAGAGCTGAGCATGGGGAGACGTACCGTGAAGGACGGAGGAGGGGACTTTCGAGAGTCCTGATGGGATGGGATCAAGAGGAGAAGGAGTTCAGATCAATGCAATCTTGA